The following coding sequences lie in one Polynucleobacter necessarius genomic window:
- the lpxD gene encoding UDP-3-O-(3-hydroxymyristoyl)glucosamine N-acyltransferase, producing MLTAIELAEQFQTSLMGESSLELSGLAPLERAQSDQISFLFNPLYRQQASNSNAGALIVSQADLEYLQANLGANSNKRTYFVSKNPYATFARMAQHFAKASGPIYPAGVHPSAVVDPTAIIPTSCHIGPFVQIGARVKLGERVSILGNTSIAQDSVIGSDTLIYPSASIYNNTQIGERCIIHSGAVIGADGFGFASDFSATGGEWVKIPQTGRVVIGNDVEIGASTTIDRGAMTDTVIGAGTKIDNQVQIAHNVIVGNCCVIAGCAGISGSTKIGNFCIIGGSANFAGHLTIADRTTVSGNTPIMRSINEPGQHFTGVYPSMLHAAWAKNAAILRGLDKIRQRLRLLDKNKSTES from the coding sequence ATGCTGACCGCCATTGAGCTGGCCGAACAGTTTCAAACAAGTTTGATGGGGGAGAGCTCCCTCGAATTGTCAGGTCTCGCTCCGTTGGAGCGGGCGCAATCCGATCAGATATCCTTCCTTTTCAATCCGCTTTACAGACAGCAAGCCAGCAATAGTAACGCCGGAGCGTTAATTGTTAGTCAAGCCGATTTAGAGTATTTGCAAGCCAACCTTGGCGCAAACTCAAATAAGCGCACCTATTTTGTTTCTAAAAATCCCTATGCTACCTTTGCTAGGATGGCTCAGCATTTTGCCAAAGCAAGTGGCCCAATTTATCCCGCTGGAGTGCATCCGAGTGCGGTAGTTGACCCCACAGCCATTATTCCGACTTCATGTCATATCGGGCCTTTCGTACAAATTGGGGCGAGAGTGAAGTTGGGTGAGCGCGTTTCTATATTGGGTAATACCAGTATTGCTCAAGATAGTGTTATTGGAAGCGATACGCTGATCTATCCGTCGGCCTCAATCTATAACAACACTCAAATAGGTGAGCGTTGCATTATTCATAGTGGCGCTGTAATTGGGGCGGATGGTTTTGGATTTGCTTCCGATTTTTCTGCGACTGGCGGAGAATGGGTGAAGATTCCTCAGACTGGCCGTGTAGTCATTGGCAATGATGTTGAGATTGGCGCATCTACCACGATTGATCGTGGAGCAATGACTGACACGGTAATTGGTGCAGGAACTAAGATTGATAATCAGGTACAAATTGCACACAATGTGATTGTCGGAAATTGTTGTGTTATCGCTGGATGTGCTGGTATATCCGGAAGTACCAAAATTGGTAATTTCTGCATCATTGGCGGGTCGGCAAATTTCGCAGGCCATCTCACGATTGCTGATAGAACCACGGTTTCTGGCAATACCCCGATTATGCGCTCTATTAATGAGCCAGGACAGCATTTCACGGGTGTTTACCCATCCATGCTCCATGCTGCATGGGCGAAAAACGCGGCAATTTTGCGTGGTCTAGATAAAATACGTCAGCGCTTGCGCTTGCTGGATAAAAACAAATCTACAGAGTCGTAG
- the lpxB gene encoding lipid-A-disaccharide synthase produces the protein MPKLACVAGEPSGDLLAAPVLSALNQSPNMSGLEVYGIGGPRMQAEGMRSDWPMETLSVRGYVEAIKQLPAILSLRKELIHHLLNEGRPDVYLGIDAPDFNLGVELQLRKAGIPTLHLVSPSIWAWRAGRIKKIAQAVERMLCIFPFETEIYDRVGVASTYVGHLLASDIPLEPNTASARKIIAKTLHLDAASLDGILVAVLPGSRGSEIELIAPVFFEAMQLLSERLKGQKLHFLIPVATPRLREPLEQLLLKTKDANPDIQIHLLDGMADEVLEASDVVLIASGTATLQAALWKKPMVISYKVPWLTAQIMKRQGYLPYVGLPNILCGGFVVPELLQDDATPEKLANAVLDWLEHPTKVAALKERFSHMHETLRRPTGLLVAQAVAQTIANHRKSQSI, from the coding sequence TTGCCAAAGTTAGCTTGTGTAGCAGGCGAACCTTCTGGTGATTTGCTGGCTGCACCAGTGCTGAGTGCGCTTAATCAGAGTCCAAATATGTCTGGGCTTGAGGTGTATGGTATTGGTGGCCCACGCATGCAGGCAGAAGGTATGCGCTCCGATTGGCCAATGGAAACATTGAGCGTACGCGGTTATGTTGAAGCCATTAAACAGCTTCCTGCTATTTTGAGTTTACGCAAAGAGCTTATCCATCATCTTCTCAATGAGGGGCGACCCGATGTCTATTTGGGCATTGATGCTCCGGACTTTAATTTAGGTGTTGAGCTGCAATTGCGTAAAGCCGGTATTCCAACTTTACATTTGGTGTCGCCATCTATTTGGGCTTGGAGGGCAGGGCGCATTAAGAAGATCGCTCAAGCAGTAGAGCGTATGCTGTGCATATTTCCTTTTGAAACTGAAATCTATGATCGTGTAGGGGTGGCATCCACTTATGTGGGGCATCTTTTAGCAAGCGATATTCCGCTAGAGCCTAATACTGCTAGCGCAAGAAAAATCATTGCCAAGACCCTCCATTTAGATGCCGCATCGCTTGATGGAATCCTAGTAGCAGTACTCCCTGGTAGTCGTGGTTCTGAAATTGAGCTGATTGCCCCAGTTTTTTTTGAAGCCATGCAGTTATTGAGTGAGAGATTAAAAGGTCAAAAGCTTCATTTTTTAATTCCGGTAGCAACCCCCCGATTGCGCGAGCCGCTTGAACAGCTTTTGCTTAAGACTAAGGATGCGAATCCAGATATTCAGATTCACTTGCTTGACGGGATGGCCGATGAAGTGTTGGAGGCATCTGATGTGGTCTTGATTGCGAGCGGAACAGCGACTTTGCAAGCTGCCTTATGGAAAAAGCCCATGGTGATTTCATATAAGGTGCCCTGGTTAACCGCGCAAATCATGAAGCGGCAAGGTTATTTACCTTATGTCGGTCTGCCGAATATCTTATGCGGGGGGTTTGTTGTGCCAGAACTATTGCAAGATGACGCTACTCCTGAAAAATTAGCAAATGCTGTACTAGATTGGTTGGAGCATCCAACCAAAGTTGCCGCATTGAAAGAGCGTTTCTCTCATATGCATGAAACTCTGCGGCGTCCCACAGGTTTGCTGGTAGCACAAGCAGTCGCTCAGACGATCGCAAACCATCGCAAGTCCCAATCGATATGA
- the ispC gene encoding 1-deoxy-D-xylulose-5-phosphate reductoisomerase → MKHVAILGSTGSIGVNTLNVVRAHPNRFKVVALTAAKQVDLLTEQCAEFKPSIAVVADPDGALRLSKLLLEKKINTEVLCGSQALVTAVTESGCDTVMAAIVGAAGLVSALAAAQAGKRVLLANKEALVMSGDLFMQAMKQGGGELLPIDSEHNAIFQCLSSQFSTDANSSLGVEELWLTASGGPFRNTPLEQLESITPAQACAHPNWVMGRKISVDSATMMNKGLEVIEAFWLFGLPLEKIKVLIHPQSVVHSMVRYRDGSVLAQLGQPDMRTPIAYGLAWPERIDAGVVPLSLTQMAALSFAEPDLERFPCLSLAFAAAKAGDTAPAVLNAANEIAVAAFLDEGLPYLQIPVVVEKVLHSASFVKADSLELILDVDARARQLAREFIKEILCKQ, encoded by the coding sequence ATGAAGCATGTAGCCATCTTAGGCTCAACCGGATCAATTGGTGTCAATACATTGAATGTCGTTCGGGCACATCCGAATCGCTTTAAGGTTGTTGCTCTAACTGCGGCAAAGCAAGTTGACTTGCTGACAGAGCAGTGTGCTGAATTTAAACCTTCTATTGCAGTTGTAGCCGATCCAGATGGCGCACTTCGTTTAAGCAAGCTTTTGCTTGAGAAAAAAATCAATACTGAAGTCTTATGTGGCTCTCAAGCCCTTGTTACTGCTGTTACCGAATCAGGTTGTGATACTGTAATGGCTGCTATTGTTGGGGCAGCAGGATTGGTTTCAGCATTAGCTGCTGCGCAAGCTGGTAAAAGAGTATTGCTAGCAAATAAAGAGGCCCTAGTAATGTCGGGTGATTTATTTATGCAGGCTATGAAGCAAGGTGGTGGCGAGCTTCTACCAATTGATAGCGAACATAATGCAATCTTTCAGTGTCTATCAAGTCAATTTTCTACAGATGCTAATTCAAGTCTAGGTGTCGAGGAGCTATGGTTAACGGCTTCGGGAGGGCCATTTAGAAACACGCCTTTAGAACAGCTAGAAAGTATTACTCCGGCACAGGCGTGCGCGCACCCAAATTGGGTAATGGGCAGAAAAATATCGGTTGATTCTGCAACGATGATGAATAAAGGTCTTGAGGTTATCGAGGCATTTTGGTTGTTTGGGTTGCCGTTAGAAAAAATCAAAGTATTGATTCATCCACAAAGCGTTGTACATTCGATGGTGCGTTATCGGGATGGCTCAGTGTTGGCTCAATTGGGTCAACCGGATATGCGAACTCCGATTGCCTACGGTTTGGCATGGCCAGAGCGGATCGATGCGGGTGTAGTGCCATTGAGTTTGACTCAGATGGCGGCCCTTAGTTTTGCCGAGCCTGATCTTGAGCGTTTCCCTTGCCTCTCTTTAGCATTTGCAGCCGCTAAAGCAGGGGATACTGCGCCGGCAGTTTTAAATGCTGCTAACGAGATTGCCGTGGCAGCTTTCTTGGACGAAGGTTTGCCGTACTTACAAATTCCAGTGGTCGTCGAGAAAGTCTTGCACTCCGCCTCCTTTGTGAAGGCGGATTCACTGGAATTGATTTTGGATGTCGATGCGCGCGCTCGTCAATTGGCGCGAGAGTTTATAAAGGAAATTCTTTGCAAGCAATAG
- a CDS encoding OmpH family outer membrane protein, with the protein MKFYQSYKWIQVGIFAAVSAISAPQVFAQDADTRVAVVNSEKVFNESNLAKAMQTRLQNEFTKRQNDLRDSAQKIKSAAEKLDRDAAVMNEAERVRRQRELADQDRELQRKQREFTEDLNQRTFEERAKIAEKANAVLKQIAEQRKIDIIVQEAAYVSPKADVTDDVIKALNSQK; encoded by the coding sequence ATGAAGTTTTATCAATCTTATAAATGGATTCAAGTTGGCATCTTTGCTGCCGTGTCAGCGATTTCTGCTCCACAGGTTTTTGCGCAAGATGCTGATACACGTGTTGCCGTTGTGAACTCTGAGAAAGTATTTAATGAGTCCAACCTTGCTAAGGCAATGCAAACACGTTTGCAAAATGAATTTACTAAGCGTCAGAACGATTTGCGTGATAGCGCTCAAAAAATTAAGTCTGCCGCTGAGAAGTTGGATCGCGATGCAGCGGTAATGAATGAGGCTGAGCGCGTGCGTCGTCAACGTGAGTTGGCAGATCAAGATCGTGAACTTCAACGCAAACAACGTGAATTTACTGAGGATCTAAATCAGCGCACTTTTGAAGAGCGTGCCAAGATTGCTGAAAAAGCGAATGCAGTATTAAAGCAAATTGCAGAGCAAAGAAAAATAGACATCATTGTTCAGGAAGCGGCTTATGTCAGTCCTAAGGCTGATGTTACCGATGATGTTATCAAGGCTTTAAATAGCCAGAAGTAA
- the fabZ gene encoding 3-hydroxyacyl-ACP dehydratase FabZ: MSTPIAIDIHKILKLLPHRYPFLLVDRVLEITPRESITTPRESITALKNVTMNEPFFQGHFPDFPVMPGVLIIEALAQTAALLILSEERAEDAICYFAGIDGARFKKPVLPGDQLIMTAKLERGRAGIYKSSVQATVDGEIAAEANITCAVRTKGA; the protein is encoded by the coding sequence ATGAGCACACCAATTGCAATCGATATTCATAAAATTCTTAAATTGCTACCGCATCGTTATCCATTTTTATTGGTTGATCGTGTGCTGGAAATCACTCCGCGTGAAAGCATTACTACTCCGCGTGAAAGCATTACTGCGTTAAAAAATGTCACAATGAATGAGCCTTTCTTTCAAGGCCACTTTCCAGATTTTCCAGTGATGCCTGGGGTATTGATCATTGAAGCATTGGCTCAAACCGCAGCTTTATTAATCCTCTCCGAGGAGCGGGCGGAAGATGCTATTTGCTACTTCGCTGGTATTGATGGGGCCCGGTTTAAGAAGCCGGTATTACCAGGAGATCAGTTGATCATGACGGCTAAGTTAGAGCGCGGTCGTGCTGGTATATATAAGTCCTCTGTTCAAGCAACAGTCGATGGCGAGATCGCAGCTGAAGCTAATATCACTTGTGCGGTACGTACGAAAGGCGCGTAA
- the bamA gene encoding outer membrane protein assembly factor BamA has product MTQTLTIFALGLSLNASAAGSFVVKDIRVEGLQRVEPGTVFSYLPVQVGETFTDEKGTEAIKALYGTGFFRDVQIQAQGNILIVIVEERSTISRIEFTGMKEFDPEMVRKSLKAVGVAEARFYDKALIDKAEQELKRSYVGKGMYAAEIVATVTPLERNQVAVYFNVDEGPIAKIQEINFIGNEEFSESNLRSEMQLRTGGWLSWYSKDNLYSKQKLTADLESIRSYYLNRGYLEFVIESTQVSITPNKKGIYLTISIREGKKFTVKDVRLAGETLGKEAELKQLITLKAGDTFSSARLTESTKAIAEVLGSYGYAFATINPQPDIRRDVAEVDLTLVVDPGRRIYVRQVAISGNAKTRDIVIRREMRQFESSWFDSDKIELSKKRLGRLGYFTETDITTEDVPGSPDQVDVNVKVTEKPTGAITLGAGFSSTEKLILSVGVNQDNAFGTGTSIGLNFSIGKINQNLALSNYDPYFTEDGISRFTDLFYRSSKPLYYVGDPDYQIKSVGSNIKFGVPYTEVDRVFFGTGIEAFQIQTTSNTPVPYLAYAQSYGVAAPGYPGTVNTYNVPIAIGWARDGRDSTLIPSSGSLEQLSAEAGTPAGNMTFYRLFGQYQKYHSFSKDNIFSFNGEVGYGQAYGNNPSPITKNYYVGGIGSVRGYSPGSLGPQYYNTTINEYQPTGGQSKIVGNVEYTFPVPGSGADKTLRLFTFVDGGNAFGQNINLVLRYSYGLGLSWISPLGPLKFSYGIPYKSQPTDNIQRLQFQVGTAF; this is encoded by the coding sequence ATTACTCAAACTCTCACGATTTTTGCTTTGGGATTGAGTTTGAATGCCTCGGCAGCAGGTTCTTTTGTGGTGAAAGATATTCGTGTTGAAGGTTTACAGCGCGTCGAACCTGGTACCGTATTTAGTTATTTACCTGTGCAGGTAGGTGAAACATTTACCGATGAAAAAGGTACCGAGGCAATTAAAGCGCTCTACGGCACTGGTTTTTTTAGGGATGTTCAGATTCAGGCGCAAGGCAATATTCTGATTGTGATTGTTGAAGAGCGTTCGACGATTTCTCGTATTGAATTTACGGGCATGAAAGAATTTGACCCCGAAATGGTGCGTAAGTCTTTAAAAGCGGTTGGCGTAGCTGAAGCGCGTTTTTATGACAAAGCATTAATTGATAAGGCTGAACAGGAGTTAAAGCGCTCATACGTTGGTAAGGGGATGTATGCGGCAGAAATTGTTGCCACGGTTACCCCTCTTGAGCGAAATCAAGTGGCCGTTTACTTTAATGTCGATGAAGGACCCATTGCCAAAATTCAAGAAATTAATTTTATTGGCAATGAAGAGTTCAGTGAAAGTAATTTGAGAAGTGAGATGCAGTTAAGGACGGGTGGCTGGTTATCTTGGTATAGCAAAGACAACCTCTATTCAAAACAAAAACTCACTGCTGATCTTGAATCCATTCGTTCCTACTACCTCAATCGTGGTTATCTTGAGTTCGTGATCGAATCAACACAAGTATCTATTACCCCCAATAAAAAAGGCATTTACCTCACGATAAGTATTCGAGAAGGTAAAAAATTCACAGTCAAGGATGTGCGCTTAGCTGGTGAAACTTTGGGCAAAGAGGCTGAGCTTAAGCAGTTGATTACCTTGAAGGCTGGCGATACTTTCTCATCCGCTCGTCTAACTGAGAGTACTAAAGCGATTGCCGAGGTTTTGGGCTCCTATGGTTATGCATTTGCAACTATTAATCCGCAACCCGATATTCGCCGAGACGTGGCAGAGGTTGACCTCACATTGGTTGTTGATCCAGGCCGTCGTATTTATGTTCGTCAGGTTGCAATCTCCGGGAATGCTAAGACGCGTGATATTGTTATCCGCCGAGAAATGCGCCAGTTTGAAAGTTCATGGTTTGATAGCGACAAGATCGAGCTTTCTAAAAAGCGCTTGGGCCGTTTGGGTTACTTTACAGAGACGGATATCACAACAGAGGATGTTCCTGGCTCCCCGGATCAGGTGGATGTGAATGTAAAGGTTACTGAAAAACCAACTGGCGCTATAACACTTGGTGCTGGTTTTTCCTCAACTGAGAAACTTATTTTGTCTGTGGGTGTCAACCAGGACAATGCCTTTGGTACTGGTACGTCGATTGGTTTAAATTTCTCTATCGGTAAGATCAATCAGAATCTAGCGCTCTCAAATTACGATCCTTATTTCACAGAGGATGGGATTAGTCGCTTTACAGACCTTTTTTATAGATCATCAAAACCACTCTATTACGTTGGCGATCCCGATTACCAAATTAAATCAGTTGGCTCGAATATAAAATTTGGCGTTCCTTACACTGAGGTTGATAGAGTCTTTTTCGGTACTGGAATTGAAGCGTTTCAAATCCAGACAACCTCCAATACGCCAGTCCCTTATTTGGCTTATGCGCAAAGCTATGGAGTTGCAGCTCCAGGATATCCGGGTACTGTAAATACTTATAATGTCCCCATTGCGATTGGTTGGGCGCGAGATGGTCGTGATAGCACGTTGATTCCATCTAGCGGCTCCTTAGAGCAGTTATCGGCTGAGGCTGGTACGCCGGCGGGCAATATGACCTTTTATCGTCTTTTCGGTCAATACCAAAAGTATCACTCGTTCTCTAAGGACAATATCTTTTCATTTAATGGCGAGGTTGGATACGGTCAAGCCTACGGCAATAACCCCTCCCCAATTACTAAGAATTACTATGTCGGCGGTATTGGTTCTGTCCGCGGTTATTCACCAGGGTCTCTTGGACCGCAGTACTACAACACCACTATTAATGAGTATCAGCCAACTGGCGGCCAGTCCAAAATTGTGGGCAATGTGGAATACACCTTCCCGGTACCGGGGTCTGGCGCTGATAAAACCTTGCGTTTATTTACCTTCGTGGATGGTGGTAACGCCTTTGGGCAGAATATCAATTTAGTTCTTAGATACTCCTATGGATTGGGTTTATCATGGATATCGCCGCTTGGGCCTTTGAAGTTTAGCTATGGTATTCCGTATAAGTCACAGCCAACGGATAACATCCAGCGCTTACAGTTCCAGGTTGGTACAGCGTTTTAA
- a CDS encoding TrmH family RNA methyltransferase, whose translation MNFDLITSKENPLFKEIRNLQTTGSKGQKARLASGHALLEGIHLVQTWVGDPALKTLFTSEMGLKNLEISQAVYEHLDVCPETKVYQLDSALWDLLSDLVNAPHLAGLLNLPKSIISPPQSIATLDGDVVILDRVQDAGNVGSILRTAAAAGFTQVIALSGCAHLWSNKVLRAGMGAHRLLDLYEGWSNQQVLSAVTASLLSATADAEQDLYTLKKELFHPVAWVMGSEGRGVSEELFAQAKGVSIPIDPRVESLNVSTAAAVCLFETMRIRRI comes from the coding sequence ATGAACTTCGATCTCATTACCTCCAAAGAGAATCCTTTATTTAAAGAGATTCGTAATCTACAAACTACTGGTTCGAAGGGGCAGAAGGCTAGGTTAGCCAGTGGTCATGCATTATTAGAGGGGATTCATCTTGTGCAAACTTGGGTAGGTGATCCAGCCCTAAAAACTCTCTTCACCTCTGAAATGGGGCTTAAGAATTTAGAGATTTCCCAAGCGGTCTATGAGCATTTGGATGTTTGCCCCGAGACTAAGGTATATCAGCTAGATAGCGCTCTCTGGGATTTATTGAGCGATTTAGTCAATGCACCACATCTCGCTGGTTTGTTGAATCTTCCAAAATCAATAATCTCTCCCCCGCAATCTATTGCAACATTAGATGGTGATGTGGTGATATTGGATCGAGTACAAGATGCAGGTAATGTAGGTTCTATCTTGCGCACAGCCGCCGCCGCGGGTTTCACCCAAGTCATTGCTTTGTCAGGGTGCGCACATTTGTGGTCAAACAAAGTGTTGCGCGCGGGTATGGGAGCGCATCGTCTTCTAGATTTATACGAAGGTTGGTCTAACCAGCAAGTATTAAGTGCTGTAACTGCATCCTTATTATCGGCAACTGCAGATGCAGAGCAAGATCTTTACACTTTAAAAAAAGAGCTCTTTCATCCTGTTGCATGGGTAATGGGCAGCGAAGGGCGGGGCGTTTCTGAAGAGCTCTTTGCGCAAGCCAAGGGTGTCTCCATCCCTATTGACCCAAGAGTAGAGTCCTTGAATGTTTCAACGGCTGCTGCGGTATGCCTTTTTGAGACTATGCGGATTAGACGTATTTAA
- the lpxA gene encoding acyl-ACP--UDP-N-acetylglucosamine O-acyltransferase, protein MTRIHASAVVDGKAELASDVEVGPYSVIGPNVKIGAGTKVGSHTVIEGYTTIGKENHFAHFAAIGGPPQDMKYRGELTQLIIGDRNTVREFTTIHTGTSQDEGITRIGNDNWIMAYVHIAHDCQVGNHTIFSSNAQIAGHVQVGDWAIVGGMSGVHQFVRIGQHAMLGGASALGQNIPPFVIATGDRASPHGINVEGLKRRGFSSETISALRQAYKVLYKDGLSFKDAKVEIQKMVVASADDAATAEKLAQFHDFIAASTRRGIIR, encoded by the coding sequence ATGACTCGGATTCATGCATCTGCTGTGGTAGACGGTAAGGCTGAGCTAGCTAGTGATGTTGAAGTAGGGCCATATTCCGTAATTGGTCCTAATGTAAAGATTGGTGCAGGTACAAAAGTAGGCTCGCATACTGTTATTGAAGGCTACACCACTATTGGTAAAGAGAACCACTTTGCCCACTTTGCTGCTATTGGTGGTCCTCCACAAGATATGAAATACCGCGGCGAGCTAACCCAATTAATTATTGGCGATCGTAATACCGTTCGAGAATTCACAACGATCCATACTGGCACATCACAGGATGAAGGCATTACTCGGATTGGAAACGACAACTGGATTATGGCGTATGTGCATATTGCCCACGATTGCCAAGTCGGTAATCACACCATTTTCTCCAGCAACGCGCAAATAGCTGGGCATGTCCAGGTAGGGGATTGGGCCATTGTGGGCGGTATGTCTGGCGTACATCAGTTTGTTCGAATTGGTCAGCATGCGATGTTGGGCGGTGCATCTGCGTTAGGACAAAATATTCCTCCCTTTGTGATTGCTACTGGGGATAGAGCTTCGCCTCATGGCATCAATGTTGAGGGCTTAAAGCGTCGAGGTTTTTCAAGCGAGACCATCTCGGCATTACGTCAAGCATATAAAGTTCTCTATAAGGACGGACTGAGTTTTAAAGACGCTAAAGTAGAAATTCAGAAGATGGTTGTTGCATCTGCTGATGATGCTGCTACTGCTGAGAAGCTCGCACAGTTTCACGACTTCATTGCCGCTTCAACGCGCCGCGGCATCATTCGGTAA
- a CDS encoding M50 family metallopeptidase, translating into MQAIVTLAAFLLALGVLVSFHEFGHFLAARCCGVRVLRFAVGFGKPLFTYHAQNKTEWVLAPIPLGGYVKLLDGRGRQQVIPSSEELQAFDQKPLWQRSLIVAAGPLANFLLAIIFFAFIYLTGAPQLPAFIQSPPENSVAARLGLTQGDRVVGWLDLDSTKDDMPSFGEFEPVLSWNSLRWNLMDSITGERGFALDIQNPSSGSFIKTFYAKDLPKISPESDPILALGILPVLTPIDQWGELKLGPVDAVVFASKRVWVITKVSARLMVGLFTGNTSLKQLGGPLSIADMAGKTARVGWQPYLAFLAMMSISIGLLNLLPFPMLDGGQLLYDAWELVAGKRITISMQEQLQKVGFILLISMSLLALFNDLQRYISP; encoded by the coding sequence TTGCAAGCAATAGTGACTCTTGCTGCGTTTTTATTGGCTCTAGGGGTATTGGTCAGCTTTCATGAGTTCGGACATTTTTTAGCGGCTCGTTGTTGCGGGGTTCGAGTGCTTCGTTTTGCGGTTGGCTTTGGCAAACCATTGTTTACCTATCACGCACAAAATAAAACAGAATGGGTATTGGCACCCATCCCATTAGGTGGTTATGTCAAGTTATTAGATGGTCGAGGCCGCCAGCAAGTAATTCCATCCTCTGAAGAACTCCAGGCTTTCGATCAAAAGCCGCTATGGCAACGATCTCTGATTGTGGCTGCCGGACCCCTTGCCAATTTTTTATTGGCGATCATCTTCTTTGCTTTTATTTACCTTACTGGTGCACCTCAGCTACCAGCCTTTATACAAAGCCCACCCGAAAATTCAGTGGCTGCGAGATTAGGGTTGACTCAAGGCGATCGGGTGGTTGGTTGGCTGGATTTGGACTCTACAAAAGATGACATGCCCTCTTTTGGGGAATTTGAGCCTGTACTGAGCTGGAATTCATTGCGTTGGAACTTGATGGATTCGATTACAGGCGAAAGGGGTTTTGCCCTAGATATCCAGAATCCTTCAAGTGGTAGTTTTATAAAGACCTTTTATGCTAAAGATTTGCCCAAAATTAGCCCTGAAAGTGACCCCATTCTAGCGCTGGGCATTCTGCCTGTATTGACCCCTATCGACCAGTGGGGCGAGCTGAAATTAGGGCCTGTAGATGCCGTGGTATTTGCTTCGAAACGAGTGTGGGTAATTACCAAGGTTTCTGCTAGGTTAATGGTGGGCTTATTTACTGGAAATACCTCCCTTAAGCAGTTGGGGGGACCCCTGAGTATTGCGGATATGGCTGGTAAAACGGCTCGGGTAGGCTGGCAGCCGTATTTAGCATTTTTAGCAATGATGAGTATTAGTATTGGTTTACTAAATTTACTCCCTTTTCCCATGCTTGATGGGGGTCAGCTACTGTATGATGCATGGGAGTTGGTCGCTGGTAAGCGGATTACGATATCAATGCAGGAACAGCTCCAAAAAGTGGGCTTCATTTTGCTGATTTCTATGTCACTACTGGCCTTGTTTAACGATTTACAACGCTATATTTCGCCTTGA
- the rnhB gene encoding ribonuclease HII — MKMIWVCGVDEAGCGPLVGAVVAGAVVLDPNNPIEGLKDSKKLTAARREFLYQQILERSKAWGIGEASPAEIDEINILQATMLAMRRAIEDLTIRMGAWPEKALIDGNRCPELPISAEAIVKGDAKEPAISAASIIAKVTRDRQMVALHERHPEYRFAQHMGYPTEAHFAALQQYGACDQHRRSFSPVRKVLESIAN; from the coding sequence ATGAAGATGATTTGGGTCTGCGGTGTGGATGAAGCGGGGTGCGGACCATTGGTTGGCGCAGTGGTCGCTGGTGCTGTAGTGCTTGATCCCAATAATCCGATTGAAGGATTAAAAGACTCCAAGAAATTGACCGCTGCTCGACGTGAATTTCTCTACCAGCAGATCTTGGAGAGGTCGAAAGCCTGGGGTATTGGTGAGGCAAGCCCTGCTGAGATTGATGAGATCAATATTCTTCAGGCTACCATGCTGGCTATGCGCCGTGCCATTGAAGATCTCACCATTCGTATGGGTGCTTGGCCTGAGAAAGCATTGATTGATGGCAATCGCTGCCCAGAGTTGCCAATTTCGGCGGAGGCAATTGTGAAGGGCGATGCGAAAGAACCAGCGATTTCTGCGGCTTCTATTATTGCTAAAGTGACGCGCGATCGTCAGATGGTGGCTTTGCATGAACGTCATCCCGAGTATAGGTTTGCACAACATATGGGTTATCCAACAGAAGCCCATTTTGCAGCTCTCCAGCAATATGGTGCGTGCGATCAACATCGACGTAGTTTTTCACCAGTTCGTAAGGTATTGGAATCCATTGCAAATTAA